The genomic segment AACCGTCCATTTCCActactcccttcttcttcttcctcatcatcactacctcatcatcatcaccaccaTGATCCCACGACCAGTACGACCCATCATCACCACTCTCTCTCCACATTGTCGTCGTGGACCCCATATTCCGGCCGGCGAATCTTCCGGTGGCCGCCACGTACTCGATGCCCGCCATAACCGTCGACGCCGACTCCGAAAACGACGCTCCACAACTCTCGCTCTTGTCGTTTTCTTTACCTATCACAACATCAAACGACGTCGTCGGAACTTGTTCTGATCCCGCCACCGTAGTCGACTTGGGCCCCGGCCCAACCCCAGGCCCATCCCCGTTACTACTTATTTCTCTGTAAAGCTCTTGCATGACCTCTTCTATTAGCTCTTCCCTGATCGGAATCTCCGGCGACATGTCCGCCATTAGCCCGATGAACTTTCCGGTGATGTCGTCGTAGGCTTCTGGGTCGGGTATGGGTTTTGGGCCTGCCTCCTCCATGCTAGGCCCAATAAGGAGAGAAAGAGTGAATATGGAGATACAGAGCAGAGCACATAGAAGGAGACGGAGTAAACAAAATGATTTATAGAAAAAGTGGGTGCCACGTAGGATGTTACGTGGATGAGTGATGACGTGGCGAAGTGATGTTGGGGTAAGTGAGGAATCCGGTGATGGACAGTACAGCCAAAAGTACTGTGGGGCTGAGTTGTCAGACTGGGAAAGGAGAAGAAAACGGAGGagggtttattattattattgtgtgtgtGGGTTTTGTAAGAGTCAACTCTGCGATGATTGTACACCGTTAGATCATCATTGTATTTGACTTTCAGATGATCGGACGGATTGCAGTAGACGATGTGTACGGGCTTACACGTTTGGTTTGGTGGTTTAACTCGGATGAAACGGACGAAGGTTACCTCGAGAAACACAGTTTTGCAGTTAATGACGAAACTACCCCTCCTGAGCATACTGGCCGTGCACGAGTTTACTTGGAACACGTGCCTAAACATTCACAATTTAATATCTCATTTAAGgacaaaaaaaattatgttttgaattaaataaatatttaaaatttaaaagataatttaCAGGTAAAAAGTCTAAATATTAATGTGACCTCAACAAAGAGTTTCACAATTAAACTAGTAGACTAAGGCCTATTTGTTTGGATTTATTATTGTCTCtcatgtttttttattttctaattactttttattatttaatGGGTCTTACCGAAAAATATCTATAATGGGTTCTTAATATTATTAATACATCTAtaattttctcttttcttttatttcctttgaCATATTAGGTATTCCACTTCTTCTTTTGTCTCTCTGCGGCAATCAAATCAATGtcatttttttacttttatatttttgtttattcttttttttttttttttttatgcttaaTATTTTGTAGTTTTTTGCTTTTACGTTTGTGTTTATTCTtatcttttttcttttgttttttttgctTAATAAATTGTCTAGAAATCATAAACTGATATaaagtatatatattattatgtcATTTGTTTGTTCCCTCTCCATAAACGTTTGATATActtttcagaaattgaaaattttgtgTATACTTACTTTATAATATTATATCTATCATTGAT from the Humulus lupulus chromosome X, drHumLupu1.1, whole genome shotgun sequence genome contains:
- the LOC133803708 gene encoding uncharacterized protein LOC133803708 — its product is MEEAGPKPIPDPEAYDDITGKFIGLMADMSPEIPIREELIEEVMQELYREISSNGDGPGVGPGPKSTTVAGSEQVPTTSFDVVIGKENDKSESCGASFSESASTVMAGIEYVAATGRFAGRNMGSTTTMWRESGDDGSYWSWDHGGDDDEVVMMRKKKKGVVEMDGCDRGCDDQEVDDEWLARVLSWGPVELGPWF